The following are encoded in a window of Magnolia sinica isolate HGM2019 chromosome 11, MsV1, whole genome shotgun sequence genomic DNA:
- the LOC131218173 gene encoding NAC domain-containing protein 2-like, which translates to MDGEDVQTELSVRRNTCAGQFAVEEEKDIYFFTQRNRKYEGGSRPARKAGNGYWKATTGHTTVLDQDKVVGYKMNLKFHVGTAPKGKKTDWLMTEYRMEEVDPPTTTTEPEARKRKRKMVAATQEDHHIRMNGFVLCRIYKHKSGAKKTNETPVNEIIEEDCTSYMAPCYEHDQVNIIDYKCMHSLSWDMIFDEITPEVDRLINIPWDNNEYLPPLTLSDFNDPSPFDVMPTI; encoded by the exons GTCAGTTTGCGGTTGAAGAAGAGAAGGACATTTATTTTTTCACACAAAGGAATCGTAAGTATGAGGGTGGATCACGCCCTGCTCGGAAAGCAGGAAACGGCTACTGGAAGGCTACTACCGGACATACGACGGTTCTTGATCAAGATAAAGTAGTTGGatataagatgaatttgaaattCCATGTTGGTACGGCGCCTAAAGGGAAGAAAACAGATTGGCTAATGACAGAGTATAGAATGGAGGAGGTTGATCCTCCTACAACGACTACTGAGCCTGAGGCtaggaagagaaagaggaagatggtgGCTGCAACTCAAGAGGATCATCACATaaga ATGAATGGATTTGTTTTGTGTCGAATATACAAGCATAAGTCGGGAGCTAAGAAAACGAATGAAACACCAGTCAATGAAATTATTGAAGAAGACTGCACATCATATATGGCTCCTTGTTATGAACATGATCAAGTGAACATCATCGACTACAAGTGCATGCATTCGCTATCTTGGGACATGATATTTGACGAAATTACTCCAGAAGTAGATAGATTGATTAATATTCCGTGGGATAATAACGAATATCTCCCACCACTAACATTATCTGATTTCAATGACCCATCACCCTTTGATGTTATGCCCACCATTTGA